One stretch of Rhodoferax lithotrophicus DNA includes these proteins:
- the rsxC gene encoding electron transport complex subunit RsxC encodes MSLFQVRGGVKLSYRKELSSESPIVHMPTPKRVCIPLQQHVGSPAEPVVEVGQWVGKGQLIGKSGRGISANVHASTSGIVTAIEDHVAPHPSGLTQLTVVIEADGDDRWAELPPPITADFPLPATPKELNDRVAAAGIVGLGGAAFPSAVKLDMRYKYSIDTLVINGAECEPYITCDDRLMRESASEIIDGVRIMAYALAVEQIIIAIEANKPKAVKAMRDAAKADRSIRVVTVPTRFPMGSAQHLLLAVTGRETPADKRTAEVGAVVHNVATARAVSCAIRRGEPLISRVVTVSGFGVREPANVEVPLGTSVEDLLAFCGGLHPVPTLLINGGPMMGAPLPSVHAPVVKGSSGVLALTAAEINEGPESPCIRCGKCVSACPAGLVPVEMAQLIKRGDLQGAKAIGSQDCIACGSCSYICPSHIPLAHYFSFANGKLNALDRDARRQDRIRSLIQARNERAAREAEMKKAAAAARKAAKAATAAAKAAATETTAASTTQMEETT; translated from the coding sequence ATGTCACTTTTTCAAGTTCGTGGCGGGGTCAAGCTGAGCTACCGCAAGGAGCTCAGCAGTGAAAGCCCCATTGTGCACATGCCCACACCAAAGCGGGTATGTATCCCTTTGCAGCAGCATGTGGGTAGCCCGGCAGAGCCGGTGGTGGAGGTGGGGCAATGGGTGGGCAAGGGCCAGCTGATCGGGAAAAGCGGGCGCGGTATTTCCGCCAATGTGCATGCCTCCACCTCAGGCATCGTGACAGCGATCGAAGACCACGTGGCACCACATCCCTCCGGTTTGACGCAACTCACGGTGGTGATTGAGGCTGACGGTGACGACCGGTGGGCAGAACTGCCTCCCCCCATCACCGCTGATTTCCCTTTGCCTGCCACCCCCAAGGAGCTGAATGATCGCGTGGCCGCGGCGGGTATTGTGGGCCTGGGGGGCGCGGCTTTTCCGTCAGCGGTCAAGCTTGACATGCGCTACAAATACAGCATTGACACCCTGGTGATCAACGGTGCCGAATGTGAGCCCTACATCACCTGTGATGACCGGTTGATGCGTGAATCCGCCAGCGAAATCATCGACGGTGTGCGCATCATGGCCTATGCCCTGGCAGTTGAGCAGATCATCATCGCCATCGAGGCCAACAAGCCCAAAGCCGTGAAAGCGATGCGCGACGCGGCCAAAGCCGACCGCAGCATCCGGGTTGTGACGGTTCCCACCCGTTTTCCCATGGGCTCGGCCCAGCATTTGCTGCTGGCGGTAACCGGGCGTGAAACACCGGCTGACAAGCGTACCGCTGAGGTCGGCGCCGTGGTGCACAACGTGGCTACCGCGCGTGCTGTGAGTTGCGCCATCCGGCGTGGCGAGCCATTGATCAGCCGTGTGGTCACGGTGTCAGGGTTTGGTGTGCGTGAACCCGCCAACGTGGAGGTGCCGCTGGGCACGTCAGTGGAGGATTTGTTGGCGTTTTGTGGCGGCTTACACCCGGTGCCGACGCTGCTGATCAATGGCGGCCCGATGATGGGCGCACCACTGCCATCGGTACATGCGCCGGTGGTCAAGGGTTCCAGCGGGGTGCTGGCGCTGACAGCCGCTGAAATCAACGAAGGCCCGGAGTCCCCGTGTATCCGTTGCGGCAAATGTGTTTCGGCCTGCCCAGCCGGTTTGGTGCCGGTGGAGATGGCGCAACTGATCAAGCGCGGGGATTTGCAGGGAGCCAAAGCCATTGGCAGCCAGGATTGCATTGCATGTGGTTCGTGTTCCTACATCTGCCCCTCACACATTCCGTTGGCACACTACTTCAGCTTTGCCAACGGGAAGCTGAACGCGCTGGATCGTGATGCCCGTCGGCAAGACCGGATTCGCTCACTGATTCAGGCCCGCAACGAACGTGCAGCCCGTGAAGCGGAGATGAAAAAAGCCGCTGCCGCCGCACGCAAGGCCGCTAAAGCCGCGACCGCTGCCGCCAAAGCAGCGGCCACCGAAACCACTGCCGCAAGCACCACCCAGATGGAGGAGACCACATGA